The Bacillus sp. B-jedd sequence TAGAAACTGAAAAGAGGATGATGGCAGACCCAAGGAGCTGCAAAATGCCTATTCCTTCACTATAAAGGAAAACTCCCAGCATTGTCGCCACAATCGGTTCAACAGTCGCAATGATTGCTGCGGTGCTGCTGTCTGTACTCTCCAAACCTTTAGTGTAAAGGAAGTAAGCCACAACCGTCGGGATAATACCCAGCCCGGCCCCATATAAAATACCTTCATTGCTAAAGACGATTTCCTGCCGTTCCCAAAGCCTGGTCAGGGGGACAAGGAATACAGCGGCTATAAAAAAGGTGTAGAAGGTGATAGTGAAAGGCTTATATTTACTCAAAGCAGCTTTGCCGAATATACTGTAAAGCGCATAACCGATCCCAGCCCCAAGACCAGTGAGCACTCCTATAAACCCTGCGGATGCAGCCTCGCCCCGGAATCCGGCGACGAGGACACATCCGATAAATGTCCCCACTACCGCGGCAACTTTTATTTTTGTGAATTTCTCCTTAAAGAAAATATACGAAAGGATGGAGACGAAAATTGGCGCAGTATATAAGAGAATCACCGCAAGTGAAACATCCATCATATTTAATGCCGTGAAATAACACCAATTGAAAAAAACGATACTAAAAATGCCGGTCCCGATAAACAGCCAAATATCCTTCAGGCGAATAGCCATTTGGCTTCTGTATTTTACAAGACCGATCAAAGCTAACGCAATCGCGGCAATTGCCACGCGGACAGCGACAACTTCCATCGGGGTGAACCCGATATCCGCCATTCCGCGTACAAAAATCGCGATGCAGCCCCATAACGATGCGCTAATGGCAATCAGCAGCAGCGGAACGTATTTTCTCATCATCGGCCCCCTTATAAAAACTATTACTCTTTATCTTAATTATTATTATCCAGCTGATAAATACGGCAGTATTTTTCATAAAGGTAATCTATTAAATAATCGGGGTTCAGCCCTTCGCCAGTCGCCTCCTGAAGGATTTCCAGAGGCTTTTTCAGCTTTCCAAACCTGTGCACCCGTTCCGTGAACCATTCCTTAACAGGCAATAAATCCCCCGTTTCCAGCCTGTCGGCGAAATCAGGAATGTCCTTTTCAAGCGAATTCATAAATTGCGCTGCATACATATACCCCAGGGCATAAGAAGGAAAGTAACCGAACGAACCTCCGGCCCAATGGACATCCTGAAGAACTCCCTCCGCGTCATTTTCCGGACGGATGCCGAGGTACTCCTCGTATTTTCTGTTCCAGACTTCTGGAAGGTCCTTTACTTCTATTTCATCGTTAAATAACCCTTTTTCGATTTCATAACGAATAATGATATGCAAGGGATAAGTCAATTCATCGGCTTCTATACGAATAAACGATGGTTTAGATTCATTAATAGCCTTGTAAAAGTCTTCAACTGCCACTCCATCGAACTGGCTGCCGGCATATTTCTTAAGCAATTCGAAATTGCCCTTCCAGAAACCAAGGCTCCGGCCGACAAAGTTTTCATAAAAAAGCGATTGGGATTCATGAATACCCATTGACGTTCCCGAACATAGCGGCGTGCCTATCAAGTCTTTCGATATGTTTTGTTCATATAATGCATGGCCGCCTTCGTGAATCGTACCAAATACCGCTGTCCTGAAATCAGTTTCGTTATAGTTTGTTGTTACTCTCACATCCCCGGGATTCAGTCCAGTCGCAAAGGGGTGGACCGTCTCATCGAGCCTTCCTGAATTGAAGTCATAACCAATTTTCTTAAGCACTTCCAGGCTGAAATCTTTCTGGGCTTGTTTCGGAAAAGGCCGGAACAGGAAGCCGGTTTCCGGTTTATTTGCCGAGGTTGAAATTTTGGAGACGAGTGGGATAATTTTATTCCTTAATTTTGCGAAAACCTCATCAAGTACTTCTACCGTCACGCCTGGTTCATACATATCAAGCAGGACATCATATGGATTGCCGCCGCTATTGCCCCAGTAGCTTATGAATTTTTTAGTCATCTCCACCAATTTTTCAAGATATGGCCTGAATGCTTCAAAATCAGACGTACTCTTGGCCTCTTCCCAAACAGATTCCGCATTTGATTGGAGAACAACATATTCCCTGTATTCATCAGCAGGAATTTTTTTATTTCTTTCAAAGTTCTTTTTGCATTCTTCCAAAACTTTTTCCGTTACAGGATCAAGTGGTAGAGATGATAATTTTTCTATGTATTCCGCCATTTGGTCCGAAGTCGACATATGAAAAGCTTCTGAAGACAAAATCCCGATTACGTCCGATCTTCTAGGAACTCCCGCTTTAGGGGCACCAGTCCTTAAATCCCAATAAATCAGCCCGAGGGCTTCCTGGTAGGCCGAAATCTTGTTTACATATTCCATAAACGCCGTCTGCAATTCTTTTTCTGTAGTTTCCATGCTTCGTTACCCCCTTTTAGTCGTTTTTAATTTTATCATACTTTTCCAAATATTAATTTGATTAAAATTAAAAAGCAACAGGAAGCCCTGTTGCCTTGAATATCTGTTTATTAACCATTATTTTTTGAGGATTGCGACTTTCCAGATCTCTGGACCTTCCTCGAGATATTCCCATTTAAAAGCATCCGGCCGTTCCATCATGAATTGATATAGTAAAGGCCTAGGGTCATGATCATTAATGATTTGCATTGTTTCTCCTTGATTAAGACTGTCAAATGTCCTGAAAATGGTTGGATGTTTTTCGCGTGGAGGGTAATCTGGAACATTGACAACTGCTGCAAAAGTTTGCATTATTTTCACTCCTAATATGTTATTTAACTCTTCCTCATTTTAGCTTCTTTCCTTTTTCGTCGGAGTGCGCCTAATCACTTATGTGAGTGATATTGTGTCCATCAATCTTCTTCTGACGCCAAATCCGCGACCGGGAGGGTTTCCCTATCCACATGGGTAGGCTTTCGAAGGTTGAATAACCCTTTAAAGCAAAAACCAAGCAGCACAACTACTCCGATAAGAAAAACAGTGTCAGGAATTGCGCGCCAGGTTAGAAATGTCTGTATGATATCCTTTTGCAAAAATTCAGCTGAACGGGAAGCAGCATAACCGTTGAAAAAGGCTTCTTTAATTTGTATGAAGCCTACAGGGAGAATTGAAACAAATACCATTCCCGCAAGGCCGGCATTCAGCATGATACAGCTGAATTTCACCCATTTGTCATTCCAGGCTTCTGGCTTGACGATATTCCTCATTGAGAAGATAAGCACAGCACAGGCAAACATGCCATAAACCCCCATCATTGCCGCATGTCCATGCGCTGGGGTCAGGAATTGTCCATGCTCAAAGAAACTTACTGCCGGAAGATTAATCAGGAACCCTAAAACGCCTGCTCCGACAAGGTTCCAGATGGCTACCGAAACAAGGAACCAGAATGTCCCTTTATACGGGAAGTCGACACCGCCATCACGCATCATCCGATATTGGTCATATGCTTCCAAAATTAACAAAGTGAGCGGGATGACTTCCAATGCGGAGAATATAGCCCCCAGAGCGATCCAGATTTCCGCAGATCCATTATAGTAGTAGTGGTGGCCAATTCCGATTACGCCGCTTCCAAGAAGAAGGATCAACTGGAAATACAATGCTTTTACAGTAGAGCTTTTTGTCACGAGCTTCATCTGGACCATCAAAAAACCAATGACGACTACTGCGAAAACTTCGAAAATACCTTCTACCCATAAGTGGATAATCCACCAGCGCCAGTAATCGGCAAAAGTAAAGCTTGTATCCGGGTTAATAAAAAATGCGAAAATGTAAAACAACGGCACGGCAATGGCTGAATAAAAGAGTAAGTGGATTAAGCCACCCTTGTCCGTTTCCCTTTTCAACCCGCTTTTTATTCCCCGATATACGATAAACAGCCAAATAAGCATTCCGGCGACGAGGACAATCTGCCAAACCCGGCCTAACTCGAGATACTCCCAGCCCTGGTGCCCCAGCAGGAACCAGTTGTTTCCAAGATACCCGTTCGCGCCGAGCCATTGGCCAATCATGCTACCCGTAACAAGGATGACTAATGCCCAAAATAGGATATCAACCAATAGGCCCTGTCTCTTAGGCTCATGGCCACCTACAAGCGGGGCTATATAAATCCCCATTCCCAGCCATGCGGTTGCAATCCAAAAAATCGCCAGCTGCAGATGGAAGCCCTTTGTAATATTGAATGGAAGGATATCGTGAATCCACTTTATGCCGAAAAAGCTGTCAGGCTCAATATAATAATGGGCCAAAAGGGCACCGAACATTGCTTGGACAAAGAATAATGCCATGACAATAAAAAAGTATTTCCCTGTTTTAACCTGGGAACTGGTAACCGGTATATCATTTAAATTTATTTTCGGGAAGTTGCCTTCCTTGTAGGCCTCCTGCATGCCGAGATGGTATCGGTAGAACACAAACAGAATGATTCCAATAAACAATATAAGGACTGTCACACTTACTCCACTCCACCATACCGCGGAGAAAGAAAGCTGATTTCCGGCATCTTCATAATATGGCCAGTTATTTGTATAGGTAATTTCATCCCCTTGGCGGACCGTACTTGACAGCCAGGCAGTCCAGAAGAAGAAATCTCCGATTTGTTTAATCTGGTTCCCTTTGGCGACATAGGAGCGGTTTCCACCCGGCAAATCCTTTTCTTTAATCAAACCGGCTTTCAAGCCCCACCCATCTCCATTGGTAAACACTTTCCTGTAGTAGTCCTGAACTTTCTTATAACCAAAAGCCTGCGCGTCGGTAAGTTTAAGTGAATCTTTTTTCGCATCATAGCGATTCTTCCTCATTTCATCAATGACACTTTGGCGGATGGCTGCTTTCTCCGTCGTTTCAAGCTGGTTAAACAACTTTCCGAATTTTTCATTTGCCATGAAGTCCTGCATTCCCTCCGTATAGACCTTCAAAGCTTCCGCTGTATAATCAGGCCCCATATAAGATCCGTGGCCAAGGACTGTGCCATAATCCATCAATCCGTATTTTAGAAAAACAGCCTGCCCTCCCATGACACTTTGTTTTGTAAATAAAACTTCTCCCTTAACGGTCGATACGTTCAACGGCCGCGGGGCTTGCTCCTTAAAAATCCAATATCCACCTGCCAGCAATATAGTGAAGCTGAATAAAATGGTAATGACTAAAATCGATTTGAGCAGGGCGTTCTTATTTTCTCTGAGTGCAGGCGGATTGCCTGTCTTTCTTTGCAGTTCCATGGCATGTACATCCTTTCGAATTTATTTTCAAAAAGAATATTACATGCATGGCTTAAACTCTTTTGTGAAATTAGGCATTAGTAACGTGTGATTTTTCACACATCGTTCATATTAATCTTTCAAAGTATGATTGAAATCACATATGAGCCTGATGGTGGCTGTTAAACTTAGGTTAACAATAAATATATAGGGTAAAAGGTGGCGCCATGAAAAGGACGGATATCATTAAACGATTGTCTGAAGTGCCAATTTTCAAAGAGCTGAACTTTTGCGAGCTTGAGGAAGTCGTAAAAATAGCCCAGACACGTTTCTACAAAAATAAAACATATGTTTTCATGCAAGAGGACCCCCTTGACCGGGTGTTTTTTATCCATTCGGGAAAAGTCAAAATATACAAAACCGATCCTTCAGGAAAGGAACAAATTATTTCGGTGCTGGAGCCTGGTGAAATGTTTCCCCACGCTGGTTTTTTCAGAAAAGGCAATTTTCCTGCCCATGCTGAAGTCGTTGAAAATGCCGAACTTATCGTCGTCCCAATATTGGAATTCGAAAAACTGCTTATTGCCTTCCCTGACCTCAGTATTAAGCTTTTCAAAGTGCTCGGGGAAAAGATTGTCGATTTGCAGGCACGTCTTGAAGCCCAAATCCTTCACAATACGTATGAACAAATTATCCTCCTCCTTCTGAGGCTTTCCAAGTCAAATGGACGGCTGGAAAACGGCGTCCATAAAATTACAACCCAGTTTACGAACAGGGAGCTTGCAAATATGATTGGGACCTCCAGAGAAACTGTATCAAGGACTGTCAATTATTTAAGAAGGAAAAATTTTATCACCCAGTGTAATGATGGATTTTATTTAATCGACCGTGAGGCTCTGCAACAGGAACTTTTTTAAACAATCAGCCTTAATATCAAGGAAATTGGAGATGAGAAAAGTGAATCATCGGATTGTGGAATTGGATGTGCGTGAAGATCTGAAAAATAAAATGGAACCCTTTCAAAAAATCATGGATGCTGTCATTGGGCTAAAAGAGAACGATATATTCATTCTTCATGCCCCTTTTAAGCCTGTCCCACTGTTTACTGTTATGAAGGCAAAAGGATTCAAGCATGAAGCTGAGGAGATTGAAAAAAAGCATTGGAAAGTTACTTTTACGAAAAAGGGTGGCAGGAATGATTCTTGATAATCGCGGACTTGAGCCGCCCCAGCCAATGATGAGGACACTTGCCGCCCTTGAAACGATCAGGGAAGGCGAAACACTAGTAATCATTAATGACAGGCGCCCGATGTTTCTTTATGAACAATTGGAGGAATTGGGCTATCTGCAAAAAACGGAAGAACAAAAAGACGGAAGCTTCAAAATTGAAATCTTCCGATAGAGGATGATCTGCCATGCTGCCACAACAAGGTAATGAAACGAATATAAAACTGCCTTTTGCTTTTATCCTTACCGGCCTTATTGCACTTCTTTTCTCGCAGCTGATCCTGATTATAAACGGAGCAATCGTTTCCGGAGGCATTTTCCGGATTCCGCCTGTCTGGTCTTCCGCCCATCTCCTGCTCCTTGGATGGGCTCTAATGACCGCTATGGGCGCTATGTACCAGTTGATCCCTGTCGCATTCCTCACCCCAATATGGAATGAGAAATTCGGCTTTATTCAATATGCGGTGACGGCAATTGGGATAGGGCTATTTTCCGCTATGCTTTACTACAACCCGGGGAACGCATTTCTTCCAGGCATCGTTGCTCTGATAGGCATATTAATGTTTCTCAGCCAAATGGCAATGACTTTGAAAAAACAAGGAAAGCCCAATATCCTGACCCTCTTCGTAAGCACTGCCCTGTTCTGCCTATTTGCTACCATCTTTCTCGGCATCGCAATGGCATGGGGGATTAAAACAGGCATGATTGGTGACATATATGGCCCGCTTTTCAAAAGCCATCTGCTATTAGGTACCGCGGGATGGTTCACCCTTTTGATTTTTGGATTTTCTTATAAGATGGTCCCGATGTTTTCCTTGTCGCATGGCTATGGAATGAAGCTGGCAAGAACAGTGTACGGTGTTTATTCAGCCGGCATTGCGGTTCTGCTCTTTTCATTTTGGTACGGAGGTGAAGAAGCTGTAGCATTCGGTCTTGGTCTCCTTGCTGCAGGTTTTCTGCTCTTTGCCTGGCATATATGGCACATCATCAGCAAAAGGATCAAGAAAAAGCTCGATAAGCCCTTTATCTTTGCCTTAATTGCAATAATGTTTGGTGCAGCCATACATCTGGCGGCACTGGTTGTTTTCCTTACTGGCTATTTTTCTGAAACAATAGGGCCGTTATTATATCTTTACATCATGCTTTGGATTGTATTAAGCATTCTTGGCTATCTATATAAAATTGTCCCATTTCTTTGGTGGACCCATAAATACAGTGAAGAAATAGGAAAAAAAGCAGTCCCTTCCCTGAAGGACATGGTCAATGATAAAGCTGCGCCGCCTCTGTTTATTGTTTTTGCATTTGGATCCATAACTGTTTTTGTATCCATCCTTATCCATTCGGCTGTATTCTTTTATATTGGCCAGACAGCAGTTTCAGCCGCACTCTTGGCAGCTAGCTTCACTATTGTTTCCGTATTAAAAAAATAGGGAGTGTTGAAAATGTCTTTAGTTGAAAAGATTCGTGAACAATTAAAAAATGTCTATGATCCTGAATTGAATATTAACGTAGTCGACCTCGGATTAATCTATGGAATCAGCGTCATAAATGAACAGGATGCTGAAATTATTATGACACTGACTACTCCTGGGTGTCCGCTTCACGACAGTATCACCAGTGGAGTAAAGCACAAAGTCGAATCAATGCCTGATATCAGGAATGCATTTGTCGAGCTAGTCTGGGAGCCGGCATGGACCCCTGAAAAAATGTCCCCTGACGCCTATAGGCAATTGAGGGGATAATACAAAAAAGAGACCTGGCGCGGGAAAGTTCCGTACCGAGTCTCTTTTTTTCTGCTTTTCAAAATAAAGGGATGCAATGAATCCTCCTGCTGCTATTCCTGCTGCTATGGATCAATTCCCAACCCTGCAGCCTGATATGGAAAGAGCCTGCTTCCAGTTCCTTTCCGCTTCTCTTAGCATAAGCTGCGCTTTTTCCTTTAAATGCGATTCCTGGCACAATATTTTCTCTGTCGCCTCAATCGCTTTGGCAATTTTAGCGAAATCAACCGGCTGATACATTGGATTCCTTCCTCCTGAAAATGGTAATATGTCTCTATTTTATTCAGGAAGGAAAACGGATATGCATCAAAAGTTTTTTCTGTTTAATTCCTTGGCGGCCTTGGCCCCCAATATTGGTAATAATCCGTTTTTATAAAGCCGTTAAAGAGCTTGCGCTTTTTTGTCGCCGGTTTTCCATAAAATTTTTCAAAGCCTTCATGTGCCGTGAGGATATATTTACTCCATGTATCAAGGCTTTCGAATGCCTTCCCCATTTCCCTGTACATGCTTTCAACAGCTGGCCTGTCTCCCAGGCGTTCGCCATATGGTGGATTCGCAATAATCACGCCGTATTGCTTATCAGAAGTTAAATCCCTTACCTGCATTTGCTTGAAGGAGACCAATTCACCAAGACCAGCCTCGAATGCATTCCCCTCAGCAATTTTAATCATCCTGTGGTCGATATCGGATCCAAGTATATCAAGCGGCTGGTCATATTTGGCGACATCTTCCGCCTCCATCCGCGCCTCTTCCCAAACTCTGTCGGGAATCCATCCCCATTGCTCGGAAACAAACTCCCTGTTAAAGCCGGGGGCAATATTTTGCCCAATTAAGGCCGCCTCAATCGGAATAGTACCCGATCCACAAAATGGATCAATAAAAGGCTTTTCCGCTGACCAGTTCGTCAGAAGAACGAGGGACGCAGCAAGCGTTTCCTTTAGTGGCGCTTCCCCTTGTCCGGCCCTGTAGCCCCTCTTATGAAGTCCGGCTCCGCTCGTATCAATTGTCAATATGGCGACATCCTTCAATATAGAGACTTCTATCTTGACAAGCGGACCGTTTTCCTCGAAGCGCGTTGTTCTTCCGTAGGCTTTCTTCAGTCTCTCGACAATGGCTTTCTTTACGATAGCCTGGCAATCGGAAACACTGTAAAGCTTCGATTTAACGGACTTTCCGCTGACAGGGAACTCGCTATCTTCAGTCAGAAAATGCTCCCATGGCAGTGCTTTTGTTTTTTCAAAAAGCTCATCAAATGAAAAAGCTTTAAACTCACCTACTTTTATTTTTACCCGGTCGGCAGTCCGAAGCCATAAATTTGTACGGGCGATTGCCATTTCATCGCCTGTAAACGTAACGCGGCTGTTTTCCGTTACACCTTCATAACCGAGATCCTTTATCTCTTTTGCAACAATTGCCTCAAGGCCCATCGCCGCGGTTGCTATTAATTCATATTTACCCATTTTCTCACCCAATCTATGTAAGCTTTTCTGTTAACAGGATTACATAATACGCGCAAAATGTCCAATGGACAACAGCAAGGAAACGAAAAAAGCCCCCCTTCCGGAGAGCCCTGATACATACATATATTTTTTCCCATCAATGTGTTCTGTAAGCCATGTTCTGTTCCTTTGTACTGCAAGCGACAAAGTCTCGTACTCCGGTGGTAATCATCTATCTACAGGCTTAAGCCTGTCCTTCTCCTCCGTTGAATTCCGTGGAGAAAGCTCCCCTACCATAATTTGGGTTTCTCGCTCGTGGGGTTTACCTCGTTCCACCCTTCGCATTTCTTTGAAGGCTCCGTCACTGTGGCACTTTTACAGGTATTCATGCCATATCCAAAGGACTTAGGCATTTTCCCGGCCGTCAGCCGAATCGGCTGCCCTGGCTTATTTTTTCACCAGGCACGAACACTACAGGCATCTCAGCCTGTGCGAGCATGGACTTTCCTCTGCAGCAGGGCTGCAGCGATTACCCGAACACACTTAATGGACAATCTCTATTATATGTAGTTGCCTGTTAAATTGCAATGGAACTGACAGGAATTACTGGCAATTCCTGAAATCAATCATAAAGTTTGTTCCCGAAAACATGCTTCTCCAGGTTGGAAAGGCGCTTAAGAATGTCGAAATTCGTCGTGCCTGCTGGCTGGACAGGCTGCTGCGAAGGCCTTCTCGCCGCGTCTTCAAGCTGCTTTTTCAGCCGCAGATTTTCCTGCTGCAATTCTTCAATTTCCTGGTGGAAAGCTTCGTAGTCCTTAATAATCAAATCAAGGAACTTATCAACGTCTTCCTGGTTATAGCCGCGCATGGATGTTTTGAACTCCTGTTCCAAAATATCCTTTGCCGTTAAATTAATTTTATCCGATAACATTTCCTTCACCTCGGGCTTCGCCAATCATTACCTAATATTTTTTCAAAAATAAACCCTTTTGTCAATTTTTCTTTCAATTAATGTTTAATGCTATTAATTTCCGACAGAATCTTTGCTACACATCATATCTTTTCATTTCCTCTTCCTCAACTATTTGCTGAAGATCATAAAAAGTAATCAGACGAACAACGTATTCATCGAGCGTTTGTGCCAGGTCATAAATGAACTTTGGGCTCCCTTCCTTTTCCGGATCGTATAGAAGAAGGAGCGCGTCACTTTTCTCCAGGAAAAATTGGTTTTTAAGTCTGAATTGTATAGGGCTTTCGTATTTTTTCTTTGTGACCGAATCGACAAAATCAGCTCCCGCTAAAATTGATTCATACCAATCCTTGTTTTTCTCATTCCACTTCTCTTCCTGCTCAAGGAAAGGTGTAATCACAGCAAGCTTTAATTCAGGGAATTCATCCTGAAGCTCGAAAACAGCTTCTGCAGCCCATAGCTCTGCCCCGAGCTGGCCGCTTATCAAGACCCACTCCAAACCGGCCTCTGCCATGGCGCCGATTTCTTTTTTTAACGCTTTCTTTATATAAAGCGCTGATGGGTGGTCCTTTTGAAAAATGCCCAGTTCAAATGGTTTATAACCTGACACAGCAAGGACTTTAAACATGATTTCCCCTCCAGATCATCGCGCAAAAAAGGGCAGCAGACCCGCCGCCCATATTACAGCTGCTTTCCTTACCCGCTCACATATTTTACAGCAACTTACGCCCTTCAATGTGATGAATGACATTTCCCGCAAAACTTTCCTGATGGGGGAAAATGTGTTGATGAATTACCCGCTGATGATGCACTGTCACTGAATGGACAGGATGTATATGAGGGATAATTACTGTAGAGTATACATGATGCACATAGTAAGGCTCAATTGGATGGGCTGCACCCCTGCCTCGTGGTGGTACAAACACGGCACCCGCTCCTTCCGCATAAACTCTTTATAGCCTATGCAAGAAAGGCGCGGGTGCCTGGGAAAATTAACTATTTATAATAAAAAGGCGTAAAAGCTTTCTTTTAAATTGGTAAAAATAAATGCTGTCAGGCAAACAACCAAAAAGAACAAAAATAAAACCGCTTTATACATCTGCACCAGCCCCATATTTATGTAGATAA is a genomic window containing:
- a CDS encoding DUF2249 domain-containing protein; translation: MQTFAAVVNVPDYPPREKHPTIFRTFDSLNQGETMQIINDHDPRPLLYQFMMERPDAFKWEYLEEGPEIWKVAILKK
- a CDS encoding THUMP domain-containing class I SAM-dependent RNA methyltransferase gives rise to the protein MGKYELIATAAMGLEAIVAKEIKDLGYEGVTENSRVTFTGDEMAIARTNLWLRTADRVKIKVGEFKAFSFDELFEKTKALPWEHFLTEDSEFPVSGKSVKSKLYSVSDCQAIVKKAIVERLKKAYGRTTRFEENGPLVKIEVSILKDVAILTIDTSGAGLHKRGYRAGQGEAPLKETLAASLVLLTNWSAEKPFIDPFCGSGTIPIEAALIGQNIAPGFNREFVSEQWGWIPDRVWEEARMEAEDVAKYDQPLDILGSDIDHRMIKIAEGNAFEAGLGELVSFKQMQVRDLTSDKQYGVIIANPPYGERLGDRPAVESMYREMGKAFESLDTWSKYILTAHEGFEKFYGKPATKKRKLFNGFIKTDYYQYWGPRPPRN
- a CDS encoding nitric-oxide reductase large subunit, with translation MELQRKTGNPPALRENKNALLKSILVITILFSFTILLAGGYWIFKEQAPRPLNVSTVKGEVLFTKQSVMGGQAVFLKYGLMDYGTVLGHGSYMGPDYTAEALKVYTEGMQDFMANEKFGKLFNQLETTEKAAIRQSVIDEMRKNRYDAKKDSLKLTDAQAFGYKKVQDYYRKVFTNGDGWGLKAGLIKEKDLPGGNRSYVAKGNQIKQIGDFFFWTAWLSSTVRQGDEITYTNNWPYYEDAGNQLSFSAVWWSGVSVTVLILFIGIILFVFYRYHLGMQEAYKEGNFPKINLNDIPVTSSQVKTGKYFFIVMALFFVQAMFGALLAHYYIEPDSFFGIKWIHDILPFNITKGFHLQLAIFWIATAWLGMGIYIAPLVGGHEPKRQGLLVDILFWALVILVTGSMIGQWLGANGYLGNNWFLLGHQGWEYLELGRVWQIVLVAGMLIWLFIVYRGIKSGLKRETDKGGLIHLLFYSAIAVPLFYIFAFFINPDTSFTFADYWRWWIIHLWVEGIFEVFAVVVIGFLMVQMKLVTKSSTVKALYFQLILLLGSGVIGIGHHYYYNGSAEIWIALGAIFSALEVIPLTLLILEAYDQYRMMRDGGVDFPYKGTFWFLVSVAIWNLVGAGVLGFLINLPAVSFFEHGQFLTPAHGHAAMMGVYGMFACAVLIFSMRNIVKPEAWNDKWVKFSCIMLNAGLAGMVFVSILPVGFIQIKEAFFNGYAASRSAEFLQKDIIQTFLTWRAIPDTVFLIGVVVLLGFCFKGLFNLRKPTHVDRETLPVADLASEED
- a CDS encoding DMT family transporter, with the translated sequence MMRKYVPLLLIAISASLWGCIAIFVRGMADIGFTPMEVVAVRVAIAAIALALIGLVKYRSQMAIRLKDIWLFIGTGIFSIVFFNWCYFTALNMMDVSLAVILLYTAPIFVSILSYIFFKEKFTKIKVAAVVGTFIGCVLVAGFRGEAASAGFIGVLTGLGAGIGYALYSIFGKAALSKYKPFTITFYTFFIAAVFLVPLTRLWERQEIVFSNEGILYGAGLGIIPTVVAYFLYTKGLESTDSSTAAIIATVEPIVATMLGVFLYSEGIGILQLLGSAIILFSVSISNIDLSNFRSNRKRLQSM
- a CDS encoding carboxypeptidase M32, producing the protein METTEKELQTAFMEYVNKISAYQEALGLIYWDLRTGAPKAGVPRRSDVIGILSSEAFHMSTSDQMAEYIEKLSSLPLDPVTEKVLEECKKNFERNKKIPADEYREYVVLQSNAESVWEEAKSTSDFEAFRPYLEKLVEMTKKFISYWGNSGGNPYDVLLDMYEPGVTVEVLDEVFAKLRNKIIPLVSKISTSANKPETGFLFRPFPKQAQKDFSLEVLKKIGYDFNSGRLDETVHPFATGLNPGDVRVTTNYNETDFRTAVFGTIHEGGHALYEQNISKDLIGTPLCSGTSMGIHESQSLFYENFVGRSLGFWKGNFELLKKYAGSQFDGVAVEDFYKAINESKPSFIRIEADELTYPLHIIIRYEIEKGLFNDEIEVKDLPEVWNRKYEEYLGIRPENDAEGVLQDVHWAGGSFGYFPSYALGYMYAAQFMNSLEKDIPDFADRLETGDLLPVKEWFTERVHRFGKLKKPLEILQEATGEGLNPDYLIDYLYEKYCRIYQLDNNN
- a CDS encoding metal-sulfur cluster assembly factor; its protein translation is MSLVEKIREQLKNVYDPELNINVVDLGLIYGISVINEQDAEIIMTLTTPGCPLHDSITSGVKHKVESMPDIRNAFVELVWEPAWTPEKMSPDAYRQLRG
- a CDS encoding Crp/Fnr family transcriptional regulator translates to MKRTDIIKRLSEVPIFKELNFCELEEVVKIAQTRFYKNKTYVFMQEDPLDRVFFIHSGKVKIYKTDPSGKEQIISVLEPGEMFPHAGFFRKGNFPAHAEVVENAELIVVPILEFEKLLIAFPDLSIKLFKVLGEKIVDLQARLEAQILHNTYEQIILLLLRLSKSNGRLENGVHKITTQFTNRELANMIGTSRETVSRTVNYLRRKNFITQCNDGFYLIDREALQQELF
- a CDS encoding DUF2249 domain-containing protein, translating into MEPFQKIMDAVIGLKENDIFILHAPFKPVPLFTVMKAKGFKHEAEEIEKKHWKVTFTKKGGRNDS
- a CDS encoding DUF2249 domain-containing protein, whose translation is MILDNRGLEPPQPMMRTLAALETIREGETLVIINDRRPMFLYEQLEELGYLQKTEEQKDGSFKIEIFR
- the gpsB gene encoding cell division regulator GpsB produces the protein MLSDKINLTAKDILEQEFKTSMRGYNQEDVDKFLDLIIKDYEAFHQEIEELQQENLRLKKQLEDAARRPSQQPVQPAGTTNFDILKRLSNLEKHVFGNKLYD
- a CDS encoding DUF1273 domain-containing protein, with protein sequence MFKVLAVSGYKPFELGIFQKDHPSALYIKKALKKEIGAMAEAGLEWVLISGQLGAELWAAEAVFELQDEFPELKLAVITPFLEQEEKWNEKNKDWYESILAGADFVDSVTKKKYESPIQFRLKNQFFLEKSDALLLLYDPEKEGSPKFIYDLAQTLDEYVVRLITFYDLQQIVEEEEMKRYDV
- a CDS encoding CotD family spore coat protein — encoded protein: MFVPPRGRGAAHPIEPYYVHHVYSTVIIPHIHPVHSVTVHHQRVIHQHIFPHQESFAGNVIHHIEGRKLL